The nucleotide window AGAATGTTGATGCATCGATTAAGCATAGGTTCGGATCTTCCAGTCTAGCCTCCAACCAGTCACCATCCACTATATAAGGGATATTTTTCATCAATATCAAGCTCCTTTGCGCAATTAAAACTGAATAGTTTTTTATAAATATTACCTTATCATAAATATTTAGTTAATTCTAACTAATGAGTTTTTTTGGTCATAGATATTTATACTCAAAAAAACAAATTTAACATAAATTTACATAGTTTTTAACGTCAATCTGTTAGAATTATTTTGTTAATAGAAATATAGTAAGGAAAATTCTACTATATTTTCCGTTGAAGGAATTCCAAAATCGGAGTGGAGGTATTTTTATAATTATGAGTAAAAGGCAATCTTCGAATTATTTTAAAGCAATAACAGCAATGGCAGTTGCTGCATCAGCAGTTGTGGTAGTAGCACCTACTGTATCAGAAGCAAGCAGTTTTAGTGATGTGAAACCATCTCATCAATTTTACGATGCAATTCAAAGTTTAAGTGAACGAGGCATTATTAACGGTTTTCAAGATGGTACTTTTAAGCCGGGGCAAAATCTGACACGAGGACAAGCAGCAAAAATTATTGCGGGTGTTCTGCAGTTGGATACAAAGAATGTAATGAATCCTAATTTTAAAGATATTCCTGTCTCTCACCAGTATTATGGAGCGATTGCTGCCTTAAAACAGGCAGGAATTATCGATGGCTATGAAGATGGGACATTCCGCCAAGGGGCAAATATCCAGCGTAATCACGTAGCAAAAATTATTGCCAACGCATTAAATTTAAAAGCTGAAAATGTTGATTCCCTTCCTTTCACGGATGTGCGTACAGATTATAAGGAAGCAATAGCTGCTTTATTTGAAAATAATGTTACAACGGGTAAGACGGCTACATTATTTGATGGCTCTTCCAATGTAACACGTGGACAAATGGCTGCATTTATCACACGCGCGGAAGCAGTAGCAAACCAAACGCCACAACCAGCTCAAAGTATAAAATTTAAAGTTGAAGATTATACAGCATCAGGAATTGTTATTGATGGGTCTACTTATTCTTTCGATTCTTCTATATCTTCTATCTTTAAGGAGACAAATAAAACTGCTTTAACGGGTGCTGTAATTACAGCAACTGTTGAAAATGGAGTCTTGACTAAAATTAATAATGTAACATTAAGTAAATCCGGGACAGCTGAATCTCCTGTCGTGTTTGATTCAACGGCAACAATCGGTTCATTAATAATTAATGCTGATTATGTTTCGGTAAAAAATATATCCTTAACAGGTAATGCAACAGTTACTTCAGCTGTAATGTCAGAGGTGAAATTTGAAGATGCAAAAATTACAGGTGATTTAATTATTGATAATCAAGTCGGTTCAACCGCTTCAATCGACAAGAACTTTGCTAATGATGGAAAAGCAGGTCCAAAAATAAAAATGAAAAATTCGCGTGCTGGAAAAGTACATGTAAAGCGTAACGATATCTCGATTGAATCAGACGCAGAAATTCCTGAGATTACAGTAGCGGCAACGGTGACATTAATCAATATTGATGGTACTTTCACTAAGGTTACCGTAGAATCATCAACAAAACTTGATGTTCAAGGGAATGCCAACATTGGTCAATTATTATTAACAACCGCAGTGGATTTGGCTTTAAAAGTTAAAGGGTCTATTACGACGTTGACAGTCAATAATGCAACTGCCCAAATTACGGTAGATGTAGGATTAAAAATTAATGAATTGTCGATTCCGGCAGGATCATCTGCGGCAAAAATCATTAATAACTATAATGCAATTGCTTCACAAATAGCTACGGTTATTGTCGGGAATGTGCCAAGTACACCTGCACCAAATCCGGGAACACCGGACACGGATGGAGGAAGCGATACACCGAATCCTCCGGTGAATGGCAATAAGCTGGATGTAAAGAATTTAACAGAACTGAATGAAGCGTTAAAAACAGCCAAAAAAGGTGAAACAATCAAATTATTGGCTTCAATAACAGGTGACATTAATCTGACGACTCTTGTAAATCTTGATTTTAATGGTCATACGTTAAACGGGAATGTAACAATTACAGATTCTGCAGCTACAGGGACGTATTCATTGGCACCAACTGGTGGAGCAGGAACGATTACAGGCAACCTCGTAATTAATGCGCCTAATGTAAATATCAATATTGATGGAATAACAGTAGAAGGCGAAACAGTAATAAATTAAACCGAATTTTATACAGGACAAGCTAAAAAATAATAAGGAGCTAAACTAATGAAAAATAGTGGATTCAATTTCGTTTCCAAAATCGCTTTATCATTTTTACTTGTAATTTCTATGATTCTGCCTCACTTTGCAGTTGTGAAAGCTGAGACAACAGATGCTCTTAGCGTTGGGGAAGCAATCATTCAGTTTGATCCGACTTTGAAAAAATCGGGTGTTACAGTCGAGGGATATATAGTAGGGTTTGCGAAAAGTGAAACCTCTTATACGGTAGTAGCGAATGGTGATACAAATATTGCAATAGCGGATACTCCGGGGGAAACCGATGTTACAAAAATGCTATATATCCAATTACCCGTCTCATTCAGATCCGAATTTAATTTGCAAACAAATCCAAGTAATCTTGGGAAAAGAATAGTAGTAACAGGTTCACTGGAAAAATACTTTGGAAATCATGCAGGATTAAAAGAACCATCATTCATCAATTTTGTTGAGAATGGCTCAACTGAACCAACTAATCCAACTGACCCTTCAGTAATCGAAACAACAATTGCTGAAGCACGTGAAGCTGCTGGAACGGAACAGACAGTTCAAATTCAGGGAACTGTTACGACAAAACCTGGCAACTGGGGAGGCAAAGCCTTCTATGTACAGGATGAATCTGCCGGAGTTTATGTTTACTTAAGTTCTTCGGCAACAGTTGAGTTATCAGCAGGGGATATCGTAAAAATCACAGGGAAAACAAGTGTTTACAGCGGGGAAGTACAGTTCAATTCACCGACAGTTGACCTAGTATCTCCAGGAACAGTACCGTCACCTCAAACATTGGAATTGCCGATTGAGGGCGACAATAAACAAGGTGAATTAGTAACACTTGAAAATGTAACAATTAAAGAGCTGAGATCGACTGATAATTATGGCACGTTCGAATTTAAAGCAGTGGATGCTGCAAACAATGAACTGGTAGTGCGCCATGATAATCGTACAGGCTATGCTTTTTCGAATTTTGTAGAGGATGGTTACAACAATAATGATGTTGTGACAGTAACAGGAATTGCATCAATTTTTAACGGAACATACCAGTTAAAAACACTAGGCGCGGAAAGCTTCCAATTAGTCTCAAACTACGAACCTACACAAGCAGCAACTGTCAAAGCTTCTCCTGCAGCCGGTGAAGTTTTTGAAGGAACAAAAGTAACACTGTCAACGGATACAACAGATGCAACGATTTATTACACAACGGATGGTTCTGATCCGACGACAGAAAGTACAGTTTATAATGCATCATCAAACATTGTAATTAATGAAGCAATGACGATCAAAGCATTCGCAACAGCAGAAGGTCTGGATGATAGTGAAGTGGCAACATTTGCCTACACGATCAAAGCCGCACCAACAGCGATTTCGATTGATGAAGCGCGCAATAAAGCAAACGGCGATGAAGTTACCGTTTCGGGTATTGTCACAGCAAAACTGGAAACAGCGACAGCGCATATCCAGGATGAAACAGGTGCAGCGATCGCCATTTACCCTGCGGACAGCCTTTCAGCAAATGTGGGTGACTTTGTTACCGTTCAAGGGAAAGTTGATGAATACGGCGGACTTAAACAACTGGCGAATATTACAGTTGTCAGTTCATCAAAAGCGGTGTTACCAGAGCCACAAATTATCACAAGTGACGGTATAGCAGAAGACAATGAGTCGCGATTAGTAACTTTGAAAGATGTAGCGATTACAGGTTCAGGCCAAAACTTTACGGGGACAGATGGAGCCGGTACATTTGCAATCTATGATAAGTTAAGAGATTCAGGCTTAGAAAGCGGCAAAACGTACGGGGAAATTACCGGTATTGTTGGTCAGTATACAAACCATCAGTTACTACCAATCCGTATTATTGAAGATACGACGAAAGTCCAGGATATCCAAGCTTCACATTCAGGTTTCGTAACTGCCGGCACGGAAGTAACGCTTTCTACAATTACAGAAGGTGCGAAAATTTATTACACAACGGATGGGTCACTGCCGACGACAGAAAGTACGGAATATACAGGTGCTATTACTGTCAATGACGATATGACGATTAAAGCAATCGGAGTTAAAGACGGCTTAACGGGCAGTGCACTTGCAATATTCGTTTATGAAATCATTAATCTGGACGATGCAACGATCAGCGTGATTCAAGGGGCAGGTCATACTTCTCCATATGCAGGGTTACAAGTGAACGATGTAGATGGAATTGTAACATTTGTAATTGATGGTTCAAACTTCATTATGCAGGAAAATACACCGTTCAATGGTTTGAAATCAACTGCGATTAAAGTGAACAAATCATCACATGGTGTAGCGGTAGGAGATACGGTGGAAGTAACAGGTACTGTAACGGAAGCAGGCGGAAATACGCGTTTAAAAGATACACAGATTGCAGCCGTAACAGTTGTAAAAACAGGTACAGATACTGTTCCTGAAGCACTTGTGATCGGTGAGGATTTAAACCCGCCGAACAAAATAATCGATAATGACAGTTTTGCAAGTTTTGACCCGCAGGAAGACGGAATCGATTTCTGGGAATCAATCGAATATATGCTTGTGTCATTCCCTGATGCAAGAGTAGTAGGACCGATGTATAGCAATGATTCACCAATCGTCGTTCCGAGTACAACAAATAATACGTTTAATGCCAATGGTGGTCTGAATATTGCTGCCGATGATTACAATCCTGAAAAGATAATGCTTGAAGGAGTATCAGCGAAAAACTATGAATCAGGCGATCAATTTAATGAGGCACTGATCGGATTTGTGGAAAACTTCTCTGACGGATACCGCCTGAATACGAATAAAGTATTCCCGGAAGTAACAAAAGCAAATATTCAGCAGGAAGTAACACATCTTGAACCAGTAGCGGACAAGCTGAATCTGGCATCTTATAATATCGAAAACTTCTCGAATAATACGGATAATACATCCGACGAAAAAGCAGCAAAAATCGCTTCAACGTTTGTGAATAATATGAAGTCACCTGATATTATTACATTGGTGGAAGTGCAGGATAATGATGGACAAACCGATTCAGGAAATGCCGATGCATCAGAAAGCTATTTGCGGTTAATTAATGAAATTAAATTAGCGGGTGGTCCTCAGTATGACTGGACTGATGTGACACCGATCAATAATACTAGCGGTGGCGCACCTGGCGGAAATATCCGTGTAGGTTACTTGTACAATCCGGAACGCGTTTCACTTGTTGAAGGAACAAATGGAACAGGCGATCAGGCGAATGCATGGACAGAAGAAGGCAGCCTTACACTGAACCCAGGTTATGTGAATCCTTCAAAGTTTGAAGATACACGTAAACCGATTGCGGCAGAATTTGAATTCCAGGAAGAACGCATTGTTGTTATTGGTGCACATTTAAATTCTAAAGGTGGAGATGATTCATTATGGGGTCTGACACAGCCACCGATTTTAGGATCTGAAGCTGAGCGTATTAAGCTTGCACAAGTAATCAACGACTTTATTGATGAAGGACTTGCAAAAGATCCGGACATCAACATTGTCGTAGCGGGTGATATGAATGACTTTGAATTCACACCGGCTCTTGAAGCATTAAAAGGTGACGTATTAACAAATATGGTGGACAAGGCACCTGTGGAAGACCGTTTCAGCTACTACTTCCAAGGGAACAACCAAGTGCTGGACCATATTTTAGTTTCAAACAATCTGGCAGATGTAACGGAAATTGATATGATTCATATTAATGCGAACTTTACTGAAGCGCAAGGCCGCGCATCTGACCACGATCCGGTATTAGTTCAGATTGATCTGAAGTCTGGTAAAGAAGAAACACCGGAGCCGATCGTGCCGGAAAATGAGTACAATTATAAAAACTATAAAACAGGTAAGCTGATCATGAACCGTACAAGTATTTCTCTTACACTAGGTGAAAATACAGATATTAAAAACGGTATTGCGGTATTCAGTGAGTATGCCGAATTCCACGGGACAGGGTTTGCTGATAAAACTGTAACGATCAGCCCTAAAAAAGGAAATGCGATTATTGATTTTAAAGGAACAAAAATCGAAGAAATCATTATTGAGGGTAATCATGTAAAAGAGATACGTAATCTGCCATCCGATGCGAATATTACGTATACAAAAGGAGCATCACCAGAAACAATCGAATTTAAATAATAGATAACGAGCAGCATCACCAAATCGGGAAATTGATTTGGTGATGCTTTTTTACTATCTTAATACATAAATTCCTAACAAGATTGTCATAAATACGCGGCATAAATTGATATGGAATTAGTCCCGCTATGTTATAATACTAGCAATTATATTAAATCAAATATATCTGCCTATATTTGAACTAGGAGATTGTAATGTTTTCGTTACGAAATTTCATTAAATTAAAATATTTATTCATATCAGTCATTGCCCTCGCCTTTGTACTTTCAACGCTTATCAGTGTTTACAGTAACTACAAAGGGAATTTGAAATTAATGCAGGAACAGACACTGGAAAATAACCGGGTTTATGCGCTGAAATTAGCGGAAACAGTTGATAAATTTATTGTTAATTCAAAAAACACAATGCGTTATAGTGCAGAAGAGCTTGCCTATGACTTTGAAAATATAAACAGATTGCAGGAAGCCGCAAACCGTCTTTATTTAAATGGGGATACATTTAGTTCCGTTCTCATTGTTGATGCGGAAGGAAATATTATGGTGAATGCACCGCAATCTCTCGGTGAAGCAGGAAAGAAAGTTCTCTCCATAAAGGGACTGGAAAACTATGATAAACATGAACCTTTTGTTTCTAATCCGTATACTTCGCCAACAGGTCGGAAAGTAATTGTTATTTCAATGCCTATTTACGATGAATCGGGAGTATTTAAAGGAGTTTTGAGCGGCACCATCTACCTG belongs to Solibacillus sp. FSL W7-1436 and includes:
- a CDS encoding chitobiase/beta-hexosaminidase C-terminal domain-containing protein, coding for MKNSGFNFVSKIALSFLLVISMILPHFAVVKAETTDALSVGEAIIQFDPTLKKSGVTVEGYIVGFAKSETSYTVVANGDTNIAIADTPGETDVTKMLYIQLPVSFRSEFNLQTNPSNLGKRIVVTGSLEKYFGNHAGLKEPSFINFVENGSTEPTNPTDPSVIETTIAEAREAAGTEQTVQIQGTVTTKPGNWGGKAFYVQDESAGVYVYLSSSATVELSAGDIVKITGKTSVYSGEVQFNSPTVDLVSPGTVPSPQTLELPIEGDNKQGELVTLENVTIKELRSTDNYGTFEFKAVDAANNELVVRHDNRTGYAFSNFVEDGYNNNDVVTVTGIASIFNGTYQLKTLGAESFQLVSNYEPTQAATVKASPAAGEVFEGTKVTLSTDTTDATIYYTTDGSDPTTESTVYNASSNIVINEAMTIKAFATAEGLDDSEVATFAYTIKAAPTAISIDEARNKANGDEVTVSGIVTAKLETATAHIQDETGAAIAIYPADSLSANVGDFVTVQGKVDEYGGLKQLANITVVSSSKAVLPEPQIITSDGIAEDNESRLVTLKDVAITGSGQNFTGTDGAGTFAIYDKLRDSGLESGKTYGEITGIVGQYTNHQLLPIRIIEDTTKVQDIQASHSGFVTAGTEVTLSTITEGAKIYYTTDGSLPTTESTEYTGAITVNDDMTIKAIGVKDGLTGSALAIFVYEIINLDDATISVIQGAGHTSPYAGLQVNDVDGIVTFVIDGSNFIMQENTPFNGLKSTAIKVNKSSHGVAVGDTVEVTGTVTEAGGNTRLKDTQIAAVTVVKTGTDTVPEALVIGEDLNPPNKIIDNDSFASFDPQEDGIDFWESIEYMLVSFPDARVVGPMYSNDSPIVVPSTTNNTFNANGGLNIAADDYNPEKIMLEGVSAKNYESGDQFNEALIGFVENFSDGYRLNTNKVFPEVTKANIQQEVTHLEPVADKLNLASYNIENFSNNTDNTSDEKAAKIASTFVNNMKSPDIITLVEVQDNDGQTDSGNADASESYLRLINEIKLAGGPQYDWTDVTPINNTSGGAPGGNIRVGYLYNPERVSLVEGTNGTGDQANAWTEEGSLTLNPGYVNPSKFEDTRKPIAAEFEFQEERIVVIGAHLNSKGGDDSLWGLTQPPILGSEAERIKLAQVINDFIDEGLAKDPDINIVVAGDMNDFEFTPALEALKGDVLTNMVDKAPVEDRFSYYFQGNNQVLDHILVSNNLADVTEIDMIHINANFTEAQGRASDHDPVLVQIDLKSGKEETPEPIVPENEYNYKNYKTGKLIMNRTSISLTLGENTDIKNGIAVFSEYAEFHGTGFADKTVTISPKKGNAIIDFKGTKIEEIIIEGNHVKEIRNLPSDANITYTKGASPETIEFK
- a CDS encoding S-layer homology domain-containing protein, which encodes MSKRQSSNYFKAITAMAVAASAVVVVAPTVSEASSFSDVKPSHQFYDAIQSLSERGIINGFQDGTFKPGQNLTRGQAAKIIAGVLQLDTKNVMNPNFKDIPVSHQYYGAIAALKQAGIIDGYEDGTFRQGANIQRNHVAKIIANALNLKAENVDSLPFTDVRTDYKEAIAALFENNVTTGKTATLFDGSSNVTRGQMAAFITRAEAVANQTPQPAQSIKFKVEDYTASGIVIDGSTYSFDSSISSIFKETNKTALTGAVITATVENGVLTKINNVTLSKSGTAESPVVFDSTATIGSLIINADYVSVKNISLTGNATVTSAVMSEVKFEDAKITGDLIIDNQVGSTASIDKNFANDGKAGPKIKMKNSRAGKVHVKRNDISIESDAEIPEITVAATVTLINIDGTFTKVTVESSTKLDVQGNANIGQLLLTTAVDLALKVKGSITTLTVNNATAQITVDVGLKINELSIPAGSSAAKIINNYNAIASQIATVIVGNVPSTPAPNPGTPDTDGGSDTPNPPVNGNKLDVKNLTELNEALKTAKKGETIKLLASITGDINLTTLVNLDFNGHTLNGNVTITDSAATGTYSLAPTGGAGTITGNLVINAPNVNINIDGITVEGETVIN